A section of the Falco rusticolus isolate bFalRus1 chromosome Z, bFalRus1.pri, whole genome shotgun sequence genome encodes:
- the ENC1 gene encoding ectoderm-neural cortex protein 1 produces the protein MSVSMHENRKSRASTGSINIYLFHKSSYADSVLTHLNLLRQQCLFTDVLLHAGNRSFPCHRAVLAACSRYFEAMFSGGLKESQDSEVNFHNSIHPEVLELLLDYAYSSRVIINEENAESLLEAGDMLEFQDIRDACAEFLEKNLHPTNCLGMLLLSDAHQCTKLYELSWRMCLSNFQSISKSEDFLQLPKDMVVQLLSSEELETDDERLVYESAINWVNYDLSKRHCYLPELLQTVRLALLPAIYLMENVAMEELITKQRKSKEIVEESIRCKLKILQNDGVVTSLCARPRKTGHSLFLLGGQTFMCDKLYLVDQKAKEIIPKADIPSPRKEFSACAIGCKVYITGGRGSENGVSKDVWVYDTLHEEWSKAAPMLVARFGHGSAELKHCLYVVGGHTAATGCLPASPSVSLKQVEQYDPVTNKWTMVAPLREGVSNAAVVSAKLKLFAFGGTSVSHDKLPKVQCYDQCENRWTVPATCPQPWRYTAAAVLGNQIFIMGGDTEFSACSAYKFNSEAYQWTKVGDVTAKRMSCHAVASGNKLYVVGGYFGIQRCKTLDCYDPTLDVWNSITTVPYSLIPTAFVSTWKHLPS, from the coding sequence atgtcagtcaGCATGCATGAAAATCGCAAATCTAGGGCCAGTACTGGCTCCATAAACATATACTTATTCCACAAGTCATCCTATGCTGATAGTGTCCTCACTCACCTGAACCTTCTGCGTCAGCAGTGTCTCTTTACAGATGTACTTCTCCATGCTGGGAACAGGTCATTCCCCTGCCACAGAGCCGTTCTAGCTGCTTGTAGCCGTTATTTTGAAGCAATGTTCAGTGGAGGGCTGAAAGAGAGCCAGGACAGTGAAGTCAACTTTCATAATTCCATTCATCCAGAAGTCTTGGAGCTTCTTCTGGACTATGCGTATTCCTCCAGGGTTATCATCAACGAGGAGAATGCGGAGTCATTGCTGGAGGCCGGTGACATGCTGGAGTTTCAGGACATTCGGGATGCTTGTGCAGAATTTCTGGAGAAAAACCTTCATCCCACCAACTGTCTTGGCATGCTGTTGCTGTCAGATGCTCACCAGTGCACCAAGCTCTACGAACTCTCTTGGAGGATGTGCCTTAGCAACTTCCAGAGTATCAGTAAAAGTGAAGACTTCCTCCAGCTGCCAAAAGACATGGTAGTGCAGCTCCTTTCCAGTGAAGAATTGGAAACTGACGATGAAAGGCTGGTATATGAATCAGCTATCAACTGGGTCAACTATGACCTGAGTAAGCGTCACTGTTACCTGCCAGAGCTACTGCAGACAGTTAGACTGGCCCTCTTGCCAGCCATATACCTTATGGAGAATGTGGCCATGGAAGAACTTATCaccaagcaaaggaaaagcaaagagattGTAGAAGAATCAATAAGATGCAAGTTAAAGATCTTACAGAATGATGGAGTTGTCACTAGTTTGTGTGCCAGACCCCGTAAAACTGGCCACTCGCTTTTTCTTTTGGGTGGCCAAACCTTTATGTGTGACAAGCTGTACCTGGTGGACCAAAAGGCAAAGGAGATCATTCCAAAGGCTGACATACCAAGTCCACGGAAAGAGTTCAGCGCTTGTGCCATAGGCTGCAAAGTGTATATCACCGGGGGACGAGGGTCAGAAAACGGAGTCTCCAAAGATGTGTGGGTGTATGACACCCTTCATGAGGAGTGGTCGAAGGCTGCTCCCATGCTGGTAGCTAGGTTTGGGCATGGATCTGCTGAACTTAAGCACTGTCTGTATGTAGTAGGAGGACATACCGCAGCAACTGGTTGTCTTCCAGCTTCCCCCTCAGTATCCTTAAAGCAAGTGGAACAATATGACCCAGTCACCAACAAATGGACCATGGTTGCCCCACTGAGAGAGGGAGTAAGCAATGCAGCTGTAGTAAGTGCAAAGCTtaagctgtttgcttttggaGGTACCAGCGTTAGCCATGACAAGCTGCCCAAAGTTCAGTGCTACGATCAGTGTGAAAACAGATGGACAGTACCAGccacctgcccccagccctggcgctacacagctgcagctgttctgGGTAACCAGATTTTTATTATGGGTGGAGATACTGAATTCTCTGCATGCTCCGCTTACAAATTCAATAGCGAGGCATACCAGTGGACTAAGGTGGGAGATGTGACAGCTAAGCGAATGAGCTGCCATGCAGTGGCATCTGGAAACAAATTGTATGTGGTCGGAGGCTACTTTGGCATCCAGAGGTGCAAGACATTGGACTGCTACGATCCCACATTAGATGTGTGGAACAGCATAACAACTGTGCCATATTCGCTAATTCCCACGGCATTTGTCAGCACATGGAAGCACCTCCCCTCATAA